The Candidatus Methylomirabilota bacterium genome has a window encoding:
- the cmk gene encoding (d)CMP kinase produces MITIDGPAGAGKSTAARLLARRLGYKLVPTGMMYRAVAFGVLRDGAPRHEGPELSAYLASVEVRMADGRVLLNGVDVTAEVQSQEVAQATSLLTMLPVVREKVTPLQRREAAGGGAILEGRDTGTVVWPEAEVKFFLTASLEARARRRHAELIARGVSRPLGAVREELRARDEQDTTRALAPLRRAPGAIELDTSDLTMDEVVERMLAEVERKCSTGR; encoded by the coding sequence GTGATCACGATCGATGGTCCGGCCGGCGCGGGCAAGAGCACGGCGGCGCGGCTGCTCGCCCGGCGCCTGGGCTACAAGCTCGTGCCGACGGGCATGATGTACCGCGCGGTCGCGTTCGGCGTCCTCCGGGACGGGGCGCCGCGCCACGAGGGGCCCGAGCTCTCGGCCTACCTCGCGTCCGTCGAGGTCCGGATGGCCGACGGGCGGGTGCTGCTGAACGGCGTGGACGTGACGGCCGAGGTCCAGAGCCAGGAGGTTGCGCAGGCGACGTCGCTCCTCACGATGCTCCCGGTCGTGCGCGAGAAGGTCACGCCGCTGCAGCGGCGGGAGGCCGCCGGGGGCGGCGCCATCCTCGAGGGCCGCGACACGGGCACGGTCGTGTGGCCGGAGGCCGAGGTGAAGTTCTTCCTGACCGCGTCGCTCGAGGCGCGGGCGCGCCGGCGGCACGCCGAGCTGATCGCCCGGGGCGTGTCGCGGCCGCTCGGCGCGGTGCGCGAGGAGCTGCGCGCGCGCGACGAGCAGGACACGACGCGCGCCCTCGCGCCGCTCCGGCGGGCGCCGGGCGCGATCGAGCTGGACACGTCGGACCTCACGATGGACGAGGTGGTCGAGCGGATGCTCGCGGAGGTCGAGCGCAAATGCTCTACCGGGCGGTGA